The following is a genomic window from Butyricimonas faecihominis.
TTTGTTCGGTTCGGAACTTCCCATCACGGTAACACAGATGTTGTGGGTAAACCTCATCATGGACACGTTTGCTGCCGGGGCTTTAGCCTCACTCCCACCTAGCCCGGAAGTGATGAAACGGAAGCCGAGAAACTCGAATGCCTTCATCATCGTCCCGCAAATGCAGAGACTGATACTAGCCACCGGAATCACGTTCGTGGTCATCCTACTCGGCTTGTTATATGTACTCTCCAACTATGCCGGAGGTATTGAGGCCGGAACACCGGAAGGACTTCGGAACCTGACGATCTTCTTCACGGTATTCGTGATGTTACAGTTTTGGAACATGTTCAACGCGAAGACTTTCGGAACAAATGATTCCGCCTTTAAAGATATATTCAAAAGCGAAGGTTTCCTTACCGTGGGAATGGCCATTATCGTGGGACAGGTACTCGTGGTCAACTTCGGTGGTTCCGTTTTCAGAACCATCCCGTTGACGTGGACCGAATGGATCTGGATCACGCTTGCCACGTCTCTTGTACTTTGGGTGGGAGAAATCTTCAGAGCATTCAAACGAATGAAAAACAGGAAGTAGTGTAAAAATCATTGGGGATCATGAAAAGGAATAGCACAAACTACTGGATATATCTCGGCATGATGACCGTCTTCTGTGCTTTAATTTACTTTGCACTTTGCACGGGTCAACATATCGATCATCCCGAAGTTAGCAGTACGGTAAACACGGAAATGAGTTCATTTGAACTATTCAAACGAATCATTTCCGACAATCTGGCAAACTCACTAACGATCTTGTTGTTACAAATCATCGTGATTTTGATCACCGTCCGCATTTTCTCGTTCCTTTTCAAATACATCGGGCAGCCCGGTGTTATGGGTGAAATCGTGGCCGGAATCGTCTTGGGACCTTCGTTGCTGGGATATTTCTTTCCGGAATTCTCTGCCACGCTATTCCCTCCCGAATCACTGATGAACCTGAACCTGTTAAGCCAGATCGGGTTAGTGCTGTTTATGTTTGTCATCGGACTGGAATTGGATTTCAGCGTCATAAAAGACAAACTAAACGAAACACTGGTCATCAGTCATGCCGGAATCGTGGTTCCTTTTTTCCTAGGAGTAGTAGCTGCCATCTGGGTATACGCAGACTACGGGGCACAGCAAGCGGAATTTCTACCTTTTGCCATGTTCATCGGGATAAGCATGAGTATCACGGCCTTTCCCGTGTTGGCCCGGATCGTGCAGGAACGTAATATGACAAAAAGTCCCGTCGGGATGTTATCCATAGCCTCGGCAGCCAATGATGACGTCACCGCGTGGTGCTTGCTGGCCATCGTGATTGCCTTAGCTAAAGCGGGTAGTTTCGTCAGCGCCCTCTACACCATTGCCTTAACGCTCATCTACATCGCCTTCATGTTTATGGTCATGCGCCCGTTTCTGCGTAAAATCGGGGACATTTATGCCAACTCGGAAGTCATCAACAAGACCTTCGTGGGATTCATATTCCTCTTCCTCGTACTCTCGGCGGTAACGACAGAAATCATCGGTATTCATGCCCTTTTCGGGGCATTTATCGCCGGGGTAGTCATGCCCACGAACATCGGGTTCCGTAAAGTCATGATGGAGAAGGTGGAAGACATTTCTTTGGTATTCTTCCTCCCCCTATTCTTTGCCTTTTCGGGATTACACACGGAAATCGGTTTGATTAACACGCCGGAGCTATGGGGCGTGTGCTTACTGTTCATCGTGGTAGCCATTGCCGGGAAGTTTGGGGGGTGTACGTTGGCTGCACGGGCTGTGGGCGAAAACTGGAAAGATAGTCTTATCGTCGGCACACTGATGAACACACGGGGACTTATGCAACTCGTGGCCCTGAACATCGGGTTCGAGATGGGAATCCTTTCTGCCCAAATGTTCGTGGTGTTATTGATCATGTCTTTATTGACCACGTTCATGGCAACTCCCATGTTGTCGCTCGTGGAAAAGATGTTTGCCAAGCAAGAGGAAAAAGCCCATCACCACGAGAAAGTCTTGCTCTCCTTTGGTCGTCCCGAAACCGGTAGAACCTTACTGGGTATGGCCGATCTTTTACTAGGACATCGTCTGCAAAACAGTCAACTTATAGCCACCCACTTCACGCTGGGAACAGACTTGAATCCTGCCAAAGCGGAAGAGTTTGCAGAAGAGAGTTTTATCCCCCTTCGGGAAGAGGCTCGCCATCTGAATTTACAGGTTGATGAACGTTATCAGGTAACCGACAAACTCATTCAGGAGATGATTCACGTAGCCAAGAAAGAACACGTGGACTACCTGTTCGTCGGGGCCGGACAACAATTCATGCAGGACAATAGCACGGCCCCCGGAAAATTGGGTAAAAGATTCACCACGATCTCCCGCTGGCTGAAACAATTAAAAGATCGCCCGTTACATTTACCGGGAACACTACTCCGGCAAAAACTGGAATCTATCATGGATCACGTGGATTGTTCCGTGGGAATCTTCGTGAACAGAGGTTTCACGCGGGCTTCCAATATCTTACTTCTCGTTGATAGCGAAGACGACTTGTTCCTCTTTAATTACGCCAGAACCCGGTTGGGCGAACAAAGCATGACCATCCGGATTTGCTTTATCAACGAACAGGTGGATAAACAACTAGAATCCAGAATTATGAATGATTTCGTTCAAATCGATTCAAACAAATTCATACTGGACAAACCATTAACCATGAACACTTTTATTGAAAATAAAGAAACCTTATTAGTGATGAGTTATACCACTTGCGAAAAGTTGTCAAAAGATCAGGCTCTTTTTGCAAAGTTACCCTCACTACTAATCATAAGGCCAAAACAAATAGAATTTAAAGTTTAAAATTTAGAATGGAAAAAACAACTCCTCCGTCAGCTACGCTGCCACCTCCTCTATAAACAGAGGAGGAGCTGGTAACTCTTCCCGAAGTGGGATAGTAATTCAACTCTCCCTCTGTTTATAGAGGGAGTACCCGAAGGGGGAGGGAGTTAGGAAATCTAAAATCAAAAAATTAACACATGGAATTTCTAATCATCATAGGACTTATCATTTTAAACGGGGTACTCGCCATGTCTGAAATAGCGATGGTCTCTGCCCGTAAATCCCGTCTTGAAACAGAAGCCAAAAGCGGGAACAAATCCGCACAAAGAGCATTAAAATTAGCGAATCAACCGGATCGATTCCTCTCGACCATACAGATCGGAATCACGTTAATCGGTATCCTTACCGGTCTCTACTCCGGGCAAGCCCTCGCGGGAGACTTGGCCGTATGGGTAGAAAAAATAGAGGTGTTGCAACCTCATGCGTTACTCATATCCAAAACGCTTATCGTGATCGTCGTGACTTATCTCACGCTGATTTTCGGAGAACTCGTACCCAAACGTATAGGAATGGTCGCCGCAGAAAGAATGGCAAAACTAATTGCCGCCCCGATGGATATTCTTTCCCGTATAGCCTCACCTTTCGTGTGGTTACTCTCTGCCAGCACGTCATTCATGATGAGACTATTGGGATTGAACAAATCGGGAGAGAACAAAATCACGGAAGAGGAAATTAAAGCAATCATCCAAGAAAGTACTGCCGAAGGCGAGATTCAAGAAGTGGAACAAGACATCGTGGAACGGGTGTTTAATCTTGGTGATCGGGATCTTGGCTCCATCATGACACACCGGAGTGATCTCATCTGGCTGAACATACAAGATAGTAACGAGACTCTACGGGAAACGGTAAACGCACATCTTCACACCATTTACCCGGTGGCTGACACAAAATTGGATAATATCGTCGGCATCGTCTTTCTGAAAGACCTTTTCGGAAGAATGGATGCCCCGGATTTTGACTTGAAAGCCATTGTTCGCCCACCTCAGTATTTCCCGCAGAATCAAAGCGTGTATAACGCCATGGAACACTTGAAACAAGGACACACGAAATATGGACTGGTCACAGATGAATTCGGAAGTATCGAAGGTATTGTTACCTTACAAGATATTCTGAAAGCCTTGATCGGAGACTTGCCGGAACTTGGGGAAGAACCGGATATCGTGCAACGGGAAGATGGTACTTATCTCGTAGACGGCCAATGCCCTTTCTATGATTTCTTGGCCCATTTCGACATGGAATGTCTTTACACGAACCATTACTACAACACATTAAGCGGACTGATCTTAAAGATTTTGGAACATATTCCCCAGACCGGAGAAAAATTGACATGGTATAACTTCGAGTTTGAAATCGTGGATATGGATGCCGCTCGAATTGATAAAGTACTTGTCAAAATCAACAAAGAAACTGACTAAAAAGTCAATTTTAAATAACTACCCCCTCCAACTCCCCCTTACACAGGGGGAGTTGGAGGGGGTAGCTTGTAGATACGGGATAAGACTTTTTAGTCAACCTCTTTATGATGACTGCACTGATGTTCTCCACCCTCGTGATGATGGTGGCAACCGATGCCGGAATCCAAAATAAACCCTTTCAAATAACCTTCCGCTATTTTCCGGACATCCCCTTTACAACCACGGAAAACTTTAATCCCTTGGTCACTTAATACCTTTAAAGCCCCGTCACCCATACTACCGGCAAGCATTACGGTAACCCCTTTTTCTTTCAACACGGAAGCAATGTTCGATTTACAACCGCATCCTTGTGGAGAAGGGAGTGTTTCAATATTCGTGATATTTTTATCGTCATCTACCGTGAACAGCGTGTAATACGCGCAATGTCCAAAATGATCATCAACAACGTTTTCTCTTGTTGGTACTGCAATTTTCATGATTCAATTCCTTTCTTTTATATAAATAAATTCTCTGTTATCCTTTGAAATATTTATCCAAACAAAGGTACATGATTTTTTCAAAATCGCCTCGTATATCCATGACAATAAGGCAAAGTCCCTTTCCTAGTATAGTAATTCTGATGATAATCCTCTGCCACCCAAAATGTTGTAACCGGAGCTAACCGGGTCACCACCGCATAGCCTTTCTCTTTTAACTCCTGTATCAGCTTTTCAGCCACGGCCTTCTGTTCCGGACTATTGTAGAAAATTTCCGAACGGTATTGCTCCCCGTAATCCGGACCTTGGTGATCTTGTTGCGTGGGATCATGTATCTCGAAAAACAACTTTGTCAACGTCTCGTAATCAGTCTTCGATGCATCAAACAACACTCGTACCGCCTCCACGTGTCCCGTGTTTCCCTCACATACTTCCTCGTAAGACGGATCTTCCACTTTTCCTCCAATGTACCCGGACTCAACGGCAAGCACGCCGGGTGCCTTTTTCATGTAATACTCCACTCCCCAGAAACATCCCCCGGCAAAAATAGCCGTGTCTATTTTCAATTCTTCCGCAGGAATAAATTCCATCGAAATCGAATTCACACAATGACGGGTATTCTTTGGGGTAAGCCCCTCTCCCGTGAACACGTGTCCCAAGTGCGCTCCACAACGAGCGCAGACAATCTCCGTCCGTCTCCCATCAGCATCAGGTACCCGTTTCACCGCTCCCGGAATCTCATCATCAAAACTCGGCCACCCGCACCGGGAATCAAACTTATCCTCCGAACGGTAAAGCGGGCTCCCGCATTGTTTGCAAACATATGTCCCCTTCGCCTTGAAATCATAATATTTACCCGTGAAAGGTCTCTCCGTCCCCTTATAAATAATCACTTGTTTTTCATCCGCTGTTAGCTCTTTCTTTTGTGCCATAATCATGTAGTTTACTAAAAACAACATCAAGAATAATATAATTTTTCTCATCATCGCTCTTTTATACTCTGAAACGTATTTCCCGGCATTTGGTTATTTATTTTTAATGACAATATAACAACTTTTTGAATGCATTTCACATATAAAGAAACAAACTAAACTTTAAAAATATCAGAAAAATGACTACAACAAGTGCAACAACATCTACCGGTCCCAAGGGGTTCAGATGGCTATACCTAATCCTAGGTATCGTGTTATTCGTTTTTGGCATCGGCATCATCCGGCATCCGGTGGCATCTTATTTCGGATTGGCCATGTATTTCAGTATCGTTATCATTGTTATCGGAATCAGTGAAATCATGAACGCTTTCGCGGGCGGTAACTCCCGGCATTGGGGATGGGGACTGTTCATCGGGTTACTCGACCTGATTATCGGTTTTATCCTGTTAATCCACCCGATCATCACGGAAGACATACTTCCTTACATCGTCGGCTTTATCCTCATGTTCAAAAGCATTGATTACATTGCCGAATCATTACAGATGTCATCGCTAAAAATCAGAGGATGGGGATGGATATTCATAGCGGGAATCATCACCTTGTTCTTTTCCTTCATGATCGTCTTCTATCCCCTGTTCGGAATTTTCAATATCATCATCTGGACGGGACTTAGTTTCATCTTCGCCGGCATCTCTTCATTTATATATGCCTTTGTAGGAAGAGGATAACAAACTACCCCCTCTAACTCCCCCTTACACAGGGGGAGCTGGAGGGGGTAGTCATTTTATATTTAACAGTAAAGCTATAAACACATTCACTCGCTTTGCCACACGAAATATTCCGGAAACGCCTTTTCTGCCTCCACGGGATGATGGAACAACCCGTAAACGGCTGATCCACTTCCGGTCATGGAAACATAAATCGCACCCAAATCCCGTAATTTATTCTTTATTTCTTCTATCTCCGGTACTTTAGGAACCACGGAATCCTCAAAATCATTCACGATCACTCCGGTCCATTGCTCTACCGGCAATTTTCCCAATTCTCGCAAATCAAAAGAGGCCGCACGAGGCGTTATTCCCCGGTATGCCTCGGGAGTAGAAACTCCCCGATTCGGTTTCACGAGTACCATATGATAGTCCTTTAATGACAAATCTATCGTTTCCATCAACTCGCCTTTCCCAAAAGCAAACACGGGATGATTCAAAACGAAAAAAGGACAATCGCTTCCTACCCGGGCTGCATATCCCATTAATTGTTCCTCGTTCAACCCCAAGGAAAAAAGCTGATTCAACCCAACCAGCATAAAAGCCGCATCAGAGGAACCGCCACCCAGTCCGGCACCGTATGGTATGATCTTATGCAAATGCACATCTACCGAGGGTAAATCATACTCGGCAGCCAGAATAGCGTATGCCTTGCTCACCAAGTTCTTTTCCGGCGGGCAATCTATCAAAATTCCCGTGGAAGTAAAAACACAACGCCCTTGCTCACCCTTCACCTCCGTGATTTCCAGTATATCCCGAAGATCAATCGGATAAAAAACAGTTTCCAAGTTATGAAATCCATCCGATCTCTTCTCCGTGACGAACAACCCTATATTAATCTTTGCATTCGGAAATATTACCATAAACTCATCAAAATTAAAAGACCCGGCATCCGCCGATCTACTATTTGTAATTCATTCATTTGCAAACAATAAAACCATTCGAACAAATCCATATTGCCGAACAATTTTGCAAATATACCGAAAAATGATATATTTGCTCTCCAATCATCCCCTCAAATAGCGGCTGAACATTATTTATTTAAACTTATAGATTCAAATTTCATGTTAGAATCACTACAAGCACTAGATCGTACGGTATTTCTTGCCTTAAACGGAATGCACACCCCTTATTTGGATTCCTTCATGTACATATTCACGAGTAAACTCGTATGGATTCCTCTTTACGCGTCCATCCTGTACGTCTTGTATAAAAACATGAATATCCGCATGGTCATTTTCACTACTTTGATGTTCGCCTTGCTTATAGCATTGGCAGACCAAACATGTAGTTCCCTCCTGCGCCCTATATTCGAACGTCCTCGACCATCACGCGACCCGGATATTGCAGACATGGTACATTTAGTCAATGGAAAGCGAGGCGGAAAATTCGGATTCCCCTCCTGCCATGCGGCTAACACGTTCGCATTAGCTTGTTTCATGATGTTACTGTTCAAGAACAGAGCCTTAACTACATTCTTTATGCTATGGGCGATTGTAACTTGTTATACGAGGGTGTACGTGGGAGTACATTATCCCGGAGATCTACTTTTCGGAACAGTTGTCGGGTTTGCCGTGGGAGCCGTCACTTATGGAATATACCGTTTCTGTCTTCGGGTGGATAGCATTGCCAACGGGCTAAAATTTCATCTAGATCGTAAACTCGTGAAACACCCATACCACATACAACACACGTCAATCATTATTTACACGGGATTACTCACGATTGCCGCTTTCGCCGTGTATAGTATCTGGTGGAGAATCTAATAATTTTAGATTTATGATTTTAGATTCGGCAGCTCTAGCTACCGTAAGCAAAATGTCCCACAGGGGTCTGCAAACCTTATGAACCTTCAACTTTATAAACCTTATAAACTCAATAAATAGTATAATCGGGAGTGTCAAAAGTTCTTTGACACTCCCGATTATACTATTTATTGATAGCACGATTAAACTCGTCCAATAAAGAACGGAAAGTCTCTTTCACTGAAACAATCTTCGTGGCCCGGAAAGCATTCGCCCCGGCAAAAGCGTAACCGTTATCCATATTTCCCTTGAAAGCGTTGTACAAAGCCGCAATGATACAATAAGGACTCTTGCTTATATCACACGTTTTGATACACTTGCACATACACGTTTTGGGCTGTTTCTGCCCTTCCTTCACCTTTTGGATAAATTTGCTGAATATCGCCCGTCCCGGCATTCCCACCGGACTTTTGATAATCTGTATATCCTCCTGTTTCGCCTCGATGTAAGTCTGTTTGAAAACATCGGACGCGTCACACTCTTCCGTGGTCACGAAACGAGTACCCATCTGTACCCCGGACGCTCCCATATCCATAAAACGTTTAATATCTTCACCCGTGTAGATTCCTCCAGCCACGATCACCGGAATATCTTTCCCGTAATGCGTTTCGATATTCTTCACTTCATCAATCACTTCCGGCAAAATATGTTCCAACGAAAAATGCTCGTCATTGATTTGTTCATCTTTGAACCCGAGGTGTCCCCCCGCTTTCGGTCCTTCCACGACAAACGCATCCGGCAGGTAATTATATAAATTATGCCACTTCTCGGCAATAACTCTGGCCGCACGTGCAGAAGAAACGATCGGAACCAACTTGGTCACGCTATCCTTTTGCAAGAAGCTTGGCAAATTCAACGGTAATCCCGCACCAGAGAAAATAATATCCGCCTTTTCAGCAATCGCCGTCTTCACCATATCCGCAAAATTAGACATAGCCACCATAACATTCACGCCAATCACACCCTTCGTTTTCTCACGAGCTTTACGAAGTTCTTCCTTCAAACCCATGATACTAGCCTGAATATAATCTTTAGATAAATTCCGATATAACAAACCTAATCCGGCACTGGAAATCACACCAACTCCTCCCTCATTTGCCACCGCGGACGCCAATCCGGAAAGTGATATACCAACGCCCATACCACCTTGTACAATGGGAACTGAAATAGAGAGATTCCCAATGTTTAATTTTTTCATCATCATATATAAAAGTATTTAAGACAATCAAAGATACGCTTTATTTTTAACATTCTCATTTTCAAACCAAAAATAAACACGTTAACAACATTATTTACATTATTCAACACGATTATTAACACTGGCATGTTTCTTGCATAAAACCTTAAAGTCATTTTATCGTAATAAAAGTATTCAAGACAGAAGAAAATCAATTGATATGAAACAATTTACACGTAATACTATAAAAACGCTATGCCTAGGAATTATTCTGGGAACAAGCGTTCTATCCATGGCACAAACGACAGAAAAAGAAAATGAAAAATTAATCCCATTCGGGGACTTCAATAGCTGGATGGTTCGAATCATTGACGAATCATTTGTCATTGGTGGTAACACGAAAACCCTCTACGAGGTTGCCCCGGTGGACACGATTCGAGGAGACAAACCCTATATCAGTTCCACGGTTTCCCCGTGGAGAACTTCTAACGTCATGGCAAAAGTCAGTGGAGTCACGAAATGCAGTATCTCTGTTTTCCCGGAGAAAAGAGATGACGGCTACTGCGTGCGTGTCGAAACGCTCATGGAAAAGTGTAAAGTACTGGGCATCGTGAACATCACCGTGCTTGTACCGGGTACAATTTATCTGGGACAGATGCACGAACCGATCAAAGACACGAAGAACCCGCAAAGTAAACTGAACGCCGGAATTCCTTTCACAGAAACCCCGAACGCAGTTGTATTTGACTACAAGATGGAGACCCCGGGAACAGATCACCGGATCAAAGCAACCGGTTTCAGCAAAATTGTTGACGTGGCGGGACGGGATTCCGCCGAAATATACGTGATCCTTCAAAAACGTTGGGAAGACAAGAATGGTAACGTGTATGCCAAACGGATCGGAACAGCCATAGAACGCCTTTCCGAAAACACTCCCGACTGGAAAAACGACCACAGGCTGAATATTCTTTACGGGGACCCGGCAAATCAGGCCGGTAGTAAATCCTATATGCAATTAATCCCCAAAGAACAATCTCTATACTGTATCAACAGTAAAGGTAAATCCGTACCCGTGGAAGAAGTAGGTTGGGGAGATACGGACGACAAACCCACCCATTTGTTCCTGCGTGTATCCTCTAGTTACGGGGAGGCTTACATTGGCACCGTGGGAAATAAACTTTGGGTAGATAACGTACGGTTAGCTTATTAAAAGCGGTGACTATTTGGAAATTAACTGGGGTTGTCCTAAAAGTCATTTTTCCAACTCCCTCCCGGCTTCACTGTACTCCCTCTATAAACAGAGGGAGAGCTGAAATGCTCCCTGTCTTCGAGAAGATTCACCAGCTCCTCCTCTGTTTATAGAGGAGGTGGCACGAAGTGACGGAGGAGTTTTTGAAATAAAATGACTTTTAGGACAGCCCCTTGGAGGGGGTAGGCCATCATAGTAAGGTAACTTCAGTCGAGTTCAATCCTAAATTTTCACAAATTCATGTAAATTATTATTACTAAATTTCAATCATACACGAATCATATTGCGAGCCGCTCCCATTCCGCTCCCATTCCGCTCCCATTCCTCCCCTA
Proteins encoded in this region:
- a CDS encoding cation:proton antiporter, producing MKRNSTNYWIYLGMMTVFCALIYFALCTGQHIDHPEVSSTVNTEMSSFELFKRIISDNLANSLTILLLQIIVILITVRIFSFLFKYIGQPGVMGEIVAGIVLGPSLLGYFFPEFSATLFPPESLMNLNLLSQIGLVLFMFVIGLELDFSVIKDKLNETLVISHAGIVVPFFLGVVAAIWVYADYGAQQAEFLPFAMFIGISMSITAFPVLARIVQERNMTKSPVGMLSIASAANDDVTAWCLLAIVIALAKAGSFVSALYTIALTLIYIAFMFMVMRPFLRKIGDIYANSEVINKTFVGFIFLFLVLSAVTTEIIGIHALFGAFIAGVVMPTNIGFRKVMMEKVEDISLVFFLPLFFAFSGLHTEIGLINTPELWGVCLLFIVVAIAGKFGGCTLAARAVGENWKDSLIVGTLMNTRGLMQLVALNIGFEMGILSAQMFVVLLIMSLLTTFMATPMLSLVEKMFAKQEEKAHHHEKVLLSFGRPETGRTLLGMADLLLGHRLQNSQLIATHFTLGTDLNPAKAEEFAEESFIPLREEARHLNLQVDERYQVTDKLIQEMIHVAKKEHVDYLFVGAGQQFMQDNSTAPGKLGKRFTTISRWLKQLKDRPLHLPGTLLRQKLESIMDHVDCSVGIFVNRGFTRASNILLLVDSEDDLFLFNYARTRLGEQSMTIRICFINEQVDKQLESRIMNDFVQIDSNKFILDKPLTMNTFIENKETLLVMSYTTCEKLSKDQALFAKLPSLLIIRPKQIEFKV
- a CDS encoding hemolysin family protein; this translates as MEFLIIIGLIILNGVLAMSEIAMVSARKSRLETEAKSGNKSAQRALKLANQPDRFLSTIQIGITLIGILTGLYSGQALAGDLAVWVEKIEVLQPHALLISKTLIVIVVTYLTLIFGELVPKRIGMVAAERMAKLIAAPMDILSRIASPFVWLLSASTSFMMRLLGLNKSGENKITEEEIKAIIQESTAEGEIQEVEQDIVERVFNLGDRDLGSIMTHRSDLIWLNIQDSNETLRETVNAHLHTIYPVADTKLDNIVGIVFLKDLFGRMDAPDFDLKAIVRPPQYFPQNQSVYNAMEHLKQGHTKYGLVTDEFGSIEGIVTLQDILKALIGDLPELGEEPDIVQREDGTYLVDGQCPFYDFLAHFDMECLYTNHYYNTLSGLILKILEHIPQTGEKLTWYNFEFEIVDMDAARIDKVLVKINKETD
- a CDS encoding NifB/NifX family molybdenum-iron cluster-binding protein, with product MKIAVPTRENVVDDHFGHCAYYTLFTVDDDKNITNIETLPSPQGCGCKSNIASVLKEKGVTVMLAGSMGDGALKVLSDQGIKVFRGCKGDVRKIAEGYLKGFILDSGIGCHHHHEGGEHQCSHHKEVD
- a CDS encoding bifunctional methionine sulfoxide reductase B/A protein, whose translation is MRKIILFLMLFLVNYMIMAQKKELTADEKQVIIYKGTERPFTGKYYDFKAKGTYVCKQCGSPLYRSEDKFDSRCGWPSFDDEIPGAVKRVPDADGRRTEIVCARCGAHLGHVFTGEGLTPKNTRHCVNSISMEFIPAEELKIDTAIFAGGCFWGVEYYMKKAPGVLAVESGYIGGKVEDPSYEEVCEGNTGHVEAVRVLFDASKTDYETLTKLFFEIHDPTQQDHQGPDYGEQYRSEIFYNSPEQKAVAEKLIQELKEKGYAVVTRLAPVTTFWVAEDYHQNYYTRKGTLPYCHGYTRRF
- a CDS encoding HdeD family acid-resistance protein, which translates into the protein MTTTSATTSTGPKGFRWLYLILGIVLFVFGIGIIRHPVASYFGLAMYFSIVIIVIGISEIMNAFAGGNSRHWGWGLFIGLLDLIIGFILLIHPIITEDILPYIVGFILMFKSIDYIAESLQMSSLKIRGWGWIFIAGIITLFFSFMIVFYPLFGIFNIIIWTGLSFIFAGISSFIYAFVGRG
- the ispE gene encoding 4-(cytidine 5'-diphospho)-2-C-methyl-D-erythritol kinase; this translates as MVIFPNAKINIGLFVTEKRSDGFHNLETVFYPIDLRDILEITEVKGEQGRCVFTSTGILIDCPPEKNLVSKAYAILAAEYDLPSVDVHLHKIIPYGAGLGGGSSDAAFMLVGLNQLFSLGLNEEQLMGYAARVGSDCPFFVLNHPVFAFGKGELMETIDLSLKDYHMVLVKPNRGVSTPEAYRGITPRAASFDLRELGKLPVEQWTGVIVNDFEDSVVPKVPEIEEIKNKLRDLGAIYVSMTGSGSAVYGLFHHPVEAEKAFPEYFVWQSE
- a CDS encoding phosphatase PAP2 family protein, with amino-acid sequence MLESLQALDRTVFLALNGMHTPYLDSFMYIFTSKLVWIPLYASILYVLYKNMNIRMVIFTTLMFALLIALADQTCSSLLRPIFERPRPSRDPDIADMVHLVNGKRGGKFGFPSCHAANTFALACFMMLLFKNRALTTFFMLWAIVTCYTRVYVGVHYPGDLLFGTVVGFAVGAVTYGIYRFCLRVDSIANGLKFHLDRKLVKHPYHIQHTSIIIYTGLLTIAAFAVYSIWWRI
- a CDS encoding NAD(P)H-dependent flavin oxidoreductase produces the protein MKKLNIGNLSISVPIVQGGMGVGISLSGLASAVANEGGVGVISSAGLGLLYRNLSKDYIQASIMGLKEELRKAREKTKGVIGVNVMVAMSNFADMVKTAIAEKADIIFSGAGLPLNLPSFLQKDSVTKLVPIVSSARAARVIAEKWHNLYNYLPDAFVVEGPKAGGHLGFKDEQINDEHFSLEHILPEVIDEVKNIETHYGKDIPVIVAGGIYTGEDIKRFMDMGASGVQMGTRFVTTEECDASDVFKQTYIEAKQEDIQIIKSPVGMPGRAIFSKFIQKVKEGQKQPKTCMCKCIKTCDISKSPYCIIAALYNAFKGNMDNGYAFAGANAFRATKIVSVKETFRSLLDEFNRAINK
- a CDS encoding PCMD domain-containing protein; this encodes MKQFTRNTIKTLCLGIILGTSVLSMAQTTEKENEKLIPFGDFNSWMVRIIDESFVIGGNTKTLYEVAPVDTIRGDKPYISSTVSPWRTSNVMAKVSGVTKCSISVFPEKRDDGYCVRVETLMEKCKVLGIVNITVLVPGTIYLGQMHEPIKDTKNPQSKLNAGIPFTETPNAVVFDYKMETPGTDHRIKATGFSKIVDVAGRDSAEIYVILQKRWEDKNGNVYAKRIGTAIERLSENTPDWKNDHRLNILYGDPANQAGSKSYMQLIPKEQSLYCINSKGKSVPVEEVGWGDTDDKPTHLFLRVSSSYGEAYIGTVGNKLWVDNVRLAY